DNA from Halogeometricum sp. S1BR25-6:
GCAACAGGAAGACGTGTATGATGTACATCCGTTGCAGCGTCGACTGGCTCAGCGAGAACCCGCCGAACAGCAGTTGCGCGACCCACTCGCCGATGAGCGGGATGGACAGCGACATCTCGACGCCGATCTGTCCCGCCCAGTAGGCCAGTTGGTCCCACGGGAGCAGGTAGCCGGTGTACCCGAACACCATCGTCAGACTGATGAGGATGATGCCGAGCAGCCAGTTGAGTTCGCGGGGTTCCTTGTAGGCGCCGGTGAAGTACACGCGGAGCATGTGGAGGAACACGGCGGCGACCATCACCTGCGCGGACCACCGGTGGATGGAACGCAGCATGAAGCCGAACTGCAGGTCGCGCATGATGAACGCGATGCTCTCGTAGGCGACGCTCCCGGCGGCCTCCGTCCCCGCCGCGGCCGACGGCGAGTAGTAGAAGCCGAGCAGTGCGCCGCTGATGGCGGCGATGACGTACGCGAGTGTCGAGAACAACCCGAGCGTGTACAGCGGGTACCAGTACCAGAACTTATTGTCGAGGTTGTACTGTTCGGTGTGACTCTTCGGCATCTGGAGGTTGACCCGGTAGTAGAGGGTCTCCATCAGCTCCAGGTAGTCGACGATGCGGAACCGCTTGTCGAGCCAGATGAGCGTCGTGAGGAACGTGGACTCCACCGGAGTGAGGTCCTTCTCCTTCATCCAGCCCTTGTGGTCATAGTCGTCTTTGCGTTCTAAACTCATTGTTACCTCTTGTAGTACGGGTAGACGGCCCGTTTGACCTGGTCCCACGCACCGGTCCCGAACTCGGTGCCTTCCACCTGGTCTTCACGGATGTAGACGTCTTCCCACTTTCGACGGCGTTTCTTGACTATCATCACGTCCGGGAGGAACTCCTTGCGGTACAGCGCGAGGATGAACGCGAGGTCGATGAAGATGACGGCGAGGACGCCCCCGAGGAACATGTTCCCCGTGTCGGACAGCCCCCATCCGGAGACGAGTCCGTAGGTGAACATGAACACGAAGACGACCTCGATGATGGCCAGGAGGACGATGGCGATGGCCGCCGCGGTGCTCTCGCGGGCCGGTTCGTAGCGGTGGATGTCGCCGTAGGTGCTGCCACTGGAGGACATCTATCCGTTCCTCCCCGTGCCGGTGTGCGCCGACTCGCCGTACTTCAGGATGTAGAACGTGAAGATGACCGTCACGATGATCCCGAGGATGGTGGCGGCGCCGACCCAGTGGGCCTGAATCGGGACGCCGAGTTCCTCGAGTTCCTTCTCGCCGCCGCCCTCGCCGCTGCTCGGGTTCTCGACGACTTCGATGGTACCGACCATCCCCGCGGTCTCGTGGGGGGCGCAGTGGTACTCGTACGTACCGAGCGTGCCGAACGTGTGCGTGTACGTGAACCCCTCGTTCTCGATGGGTTCGTGACCGGACCAGTTCGCACCCTCGGGCGTGCTGTCGGGGACGACGTTGTGGTTGTCCGACATCCACACGAACTCCACCGTCGTGCCGGGGGCGATTTGGAGCGCCTCCTCGGTGCCGGGGGTGAAGACGAGGGAGCCGCCGGGGCCGACTTCGACCGTCTTCGACGCGCCGCCACCGCCGCCACCACCGCCGCCGGTGCCGGTACCTGCGCCGGTGCCGGTGCCTCCGGTACCGGTTCCTGTTCCTGCCCCTGTCCCGGTTCCGCTCGACGTCGAAGTGCCCTCTTGGGCGGCCCCGACTCCGGCGGCGGCAGAGGCCGTCGCGGTCGCGGCAGGGACGCTTGCCGCTCTCAGAAAGTCCCGCCTTTTCATACAGGAAATTCTCAGGATGGAACGCGCTTAAACCCACCGACTCCCCCCGCCACCGGGCCGCTGTCGGCGTCTCAGGCCCCGCGGGGTTCGGGCGATTTAGGTCCCGCCGGGGCGCCCGTCGCTCCCGGATTCGTCGGCCGTCTCGTCGGATTCGAGCGCCGCACCACTCGCGTCGTCGACGGGCACGAAGTCGGGTCGGCCGCGGTCGCGGACGGCCCGAAGTCGGTTGCGGTACTCCTCGGTCCGGAAGCGGTCCGAGAGGCGGGCGTTCGCCACGACGAAGAACAGGAAGAACCCCACGAGGAGGAAGAACCCGGCGACGACCGGGGGGACGATGTTTATCTGCCGCCCCGAACTGAACGGGATGAGGTCGGTGAACAGCCACAGTCCGAACAGGACGAGGCCGCCGAGTATCTGCCCGCCGGCGATTATCTGGAGGATGGTGTTGCCGAGTTCGCTCGACTGCTCGACGACGGCGTCGGGGTCCGGCAGCCCGTAGTTCTCCGGCGGTTCCTGCACCTCGAAGTCGTCCATCGAACAGAGGACGAGCGAGGGTTGCACGTCGCGGTAGACGGTCCCCTCGCCCTCCAGCGACCCGTCGGGACCGACCAGCGCGTAGCCCTCGTCGGAGTAGACCAACACGTGGGGTTCGCCGTCGACGGCGACGCGTTCGACGACGCCGAATATCTCCCGTCGGGCGACCCGACTCTTCAGTTCCTTCTCCAGTCGCACGAGCAGTTCCTCGCCGACGACCCACGAATCCGGGTCGAACGCCGCCTCCCACTCCTCGGCGGTCATCTCCGCCATGTCCTCCGGACCGAAGTCGTCGAAGTCGTACTTCTCCTCGACCTCTTGGCGCAGGGCCGCCAGGTCGGCGTCCTCCGAGTCCGAGGGCGGCCGCTCCGCGTCGACTCGTTCGTCCGACGATTCGCTCATCGCCGGAGATTGGGGACGAACCACCGTTAGGGTGACGGTCGCCCCGCGGCGTTCGTTCCCTCTCGGGTACGACCGCCGCACGCCGTCCCGCAGTCGGGCAACTTAGGCCGCTCGACTCCTAACCCTCGGCGATGGTATCCGAGTCGGCCATCGCGACGGGCGCCGCGCTGATGGTCACGGCCAGCTTTCCGTTCTACCTCTACGGGGCGTGGATCATCATCGAGGCCGAGACGGTGACGTGGGACGTGCTCGTCCGCCACCTCAGCTTCATCGTCCCCGGACTCCTCCTCAACACGATACCCGTCGTCGTCTGGATGATTCCGCGCCTCTTCGTGCAACTCGGCGGCCTTTCGGCGCTCCACGCGGTGCTCGGACTCCAGGCGTACGCGATGCTCACGTTCGCGCTGACCGGCATCGTCCGTATCTTCCAAGCGAAGCGCAACGCCGACCTCTATCACAATCCCGACCAGGAGATAGACTTGGACGACCTGCACGAGAACATGGGCGCTTGGCGCGGCCGTCTCCGCATCGGCGTCGTCGGCTACGTGCTGTTCTGGATTCTGGCGTGGTTCCTCGGCGTCTACCAGTATCTCGCCTCGTACGTGTTCTGAGGCCCCGGTCGGCCGCTCCGCTCATCGTTCGCCGCTCACCACGCCTCGCCGCTGGCCAGGTCGACCTCCCCGTCGACTTTCGACGACGGGCAGACGTCTTCGAGGACGCACGCCTCGCAGTCGGGGTTGCGGGCGGTGCAGACGGCGCGGCCGTGGCTGATGAACAGGTGCGTGAGCTGTTGCCAGTCCTCCTCGGGGACGACGGGCATGAGGTCCTCCTCTATCTTCTCGGGGCGCTCCTCCTCTGTGATTCCGAGTCGCCGCGAGAGCCGCTGGACGTGCGTGTCGACGACGATACCCTCCACCACGTCGTGACCGTGCTGGAGGACGACGTTCGCCGTCTTCCGGCCGACGCCCGCGAGGTCCGTCAGGTCGCTCATCGTGTCCGGCACCTCCCCGTCGTGTTTCTCCACGATGTCGGCGGCGGCCGACCGGATGTACTTCGCCTTGTTGTTGTAGTAGGTGATAGAGCCGATGTCGTCGGCGAGTTCCTCCTGGTCGGCCGCCGCGAACGCCTCGGCGGAGGGGTACTTCTCGAAGAGGTCGGCTGTCACCGAGTTCACCCGCTCGTCGGTGCACTGCGCCGACAACACCACGGCGACGAGCAGTTCCAAGCGGGTCGAGAAGTTCAGCGAGATGGTCGTGTCGGGGTACTCCTCGTAGAGGCGGTCGAGTATCTCCCGCACCTGCGCGTCGCGCGTATCGAGCGGCGTTCCCATACGCCGGCGATGGCGGCCCCCGGTGTTGAGTGGTTCGGGTTCGCGCCGCTCACAGGAGCGCTCGTCGCACCGCGTCGAGAAACCGCTCCCGCGTGACGGGTTTGACCAAGTAGGCGGTGACGTCGTCCTCGCAGACGTGCGCGTCGGGTTGGTAGGCGCTGACGACGACGACGGGGCGGTCGCCGTCGAGACGGTTCAGCACCTCGGGTCCCGAGAGCGCCGGCAGCCGCCGGTCCAGGACGAGGGCGTCCACGTCGTCGTCGACGGCGGCCAGCGCCGCCTCGCCGTCGAGCGCCGTGCGGACGGCGACGTCCTCGCACCCGGCGAGCCACAACTCGTAGGTCCCCAGCAGGTCCTCGTCGTCCTCGACGACGAGAACCGTGCGCTCCTCCGATTTCGACCTCGACCTCGGCCCCCTCGCTCTGGCACCCATGTGGTGAACAAACGGCCGGTACGTTCAATAGCGTAGCGGTGTAGCCGGACCGGGATTCCTTATAGCTTCGAGGTCCTACGATGCGCTATGCACACGGGGCCTCCCGGAGGGGACGACGCCTCGGCCGAGCGAGTCATCTCCGAACCGGCGGAGATTCTCGAACGCGTCTCCGACGCGTTCTACGCTCTCGACGCCGAGTGGCGCTTCAGGTACGTCAACGAGCGAGCCACGGAACTGCTCGGTCGTTCCGAGGAGGACCTGCTCGGGCGCTCGGTCTGGGAGACCTTCCCGGAGGCGGCCGAGACGGCGCTCTGGACGGAGTACCACGAGGCGATGCAGACGCAGGACTCGACCAACTTCGAGATATACTACGAGTCGCTCGGGGGATGGTTCGAGGTGAACGCCCACCCTTCCGAGACGGGGCTGTCCGTCTACTTCCGGGACGTCACCGCCGAGAAGGAGCGCGAGCGGCGGTTGGCCGAGACGCGACGGCGCTACCGGACGCTCGTCGACAACTTTCCCAACGGATCGGTCACCCTCTTCGACCACGACCTGCGGCTTCTCGTCACCGGGGGGGACATCGACAAACTGGACGGCGTTCGGCCCGATCGACTGGTGGCGTTCGAGAGCGACGAACTGGCTGGAGAGCGGCTCTCCGAGGTGGTCTATCCGGAGGCGTTCGAGGAGATAGAGCCGCACTACCGCGCCACCCTCGAGGGGGAGACGCGGACGTTCCTGCTCCCCGTCGACGACCGGATACACCGCGTGCGGACGGTCCCGGTTCGGGGGGACGACGGCGACGTGCTCGCCGGTCTCGCCATCTCCCAGGACGTCACCGAGCGCTTCGAGAAGCAACGGGAACTGGAGACCCGCTCGCATCAACAGGAGGTCGTCGCCGAACTCGGGCGGTTGGCGCTGGAACATCCGCCCTTGGACGACCTGTTCGACCGGGCGACCGAGGCCGTCGCCGAGACGCTCGACAACGATTACTGTAAGGTGTTGGACCTCTCCGACGACGGTCGGGAACTGTTGCTCCGCTCCGGCATCGGCTGGAAGCCGGGACACGTCGGCGAGGCGTCCGTCGCCAACGACGAGAACACGCAGGCCGGTTACACCCTGCTCTCTGCGGACCCCGTCGTCGTCACCGACCTCGGGGCCGAGGCCCGCTTTTCCGGTCCGGACCTCCTCGTCGACCACGACGTCGTGAGCGGAATCAGCACGATAATCGGCCCCATCGACGACCCGTGGGGCATCCTCGGCACCCACGACACCGAGGAGCGGTCGTTCACGGAGTACGACGTGGACTTCGTCCAGAGCGTCGCCAACATCCTCGCGACGGCCATCGACCACCACGAGTTCGAGCGCGAGCGGCAGGCGCAGCGCGAGCAGTTGGCGGCGCTGAACGACCTGAACTCGCTCGTCCAGCAGATATCCGAGTCGGCGGTCAGACAGTCGAGTCGCGAG
Protein-coding regions in this window:
- a CDS encoding cytochrome b codes for the protein MSLERKDDYDHKGWMKEKDLTPVESTFLTTLIWLDKRFRIVDYLELMETLYYRVNLQMPKSHTEQYNLDNKFWYWYPLYTLGLFSTLAYVIAAISGALLGFYYSPSAAAGTEAAGSVAYESIAFIMRDLQFGFMLRSIHRWSAQVMVAAVFLHMLRVYFTGAYKEPRELNWLLGIILISLTMVFGYTGYLLPWDQLAYWAGQIGVEMSLSIPLIGEWVAQLLFGGFSLSQSTLQRMYIIHVFLLPFVVTTLIAIHIGIVWVQGIAEPH
- a CDS encoding DUF7318 family protein yields the protein MSSSGSTYGDIHRYEPARESTAAAIAIVLLAIIEVVFVFMFTYGLVSGWGLSDTGNMFLGGVLAVIFIDLAFILALYRKEFLPDVMIVKKRRRKWEDVYIREDQVEGTEFGTGAWDQVKRAVYPYYKR
- a CDS encoding plastocyanin/azurin family copper-binding protein codes for the protein MKRRDFLRAASVPAATATASAAAGVGAAQEGTSTSSGTGTGAGTGTGTGGTGTGAGTGTGGGGGGGGGASKTVEVGPGGSLVFTPGTEEALQIAPGTTVEFVWMSDNHNVVPDSTPEGANWSGHEPIENEGFTYTHTFGTLGTYEYHCAPHETAGMVGTIEVVENPSSGEGGGEKELEELGVPIQAHWVGAATILGIIVTVIFTFYILKYGESAHTGTGRNG
- a CDS encoding DUF7319 domain-containing protein, whose protein sequence is MSESSDERVDAERPPSDSEDADLAALRQEVEEKYDFDDFGPEDMAEMTAEEWEAAFDPDSWVVGEELLVRLEKELKSRVARREIFGVVERVAVDGEPHVLVYSDEGYALVGPDGSLEGEGTVYRDVQPSLVLCSMDDFEVQEPPENYGLPDPDAVVEQSSELGNTILQIIAGGQILGGLVLFGLWLFTDLIPFSSGRQINIVPPVVAGFFLLVGFFLFFVVANARLSDRFRTEEYRNRLRAVRDRGRPDFVPVDDASGAALESDETADESGSDGRPGGT
- a CDS encoding DUF7321 family protein, whose amino-acid sequence is MVSESAIATGAALMVTASFPFYLYGAWIIIEAETVTWDVLVRHLSFIVPGLLLNTIPVVVWMIPRLFVQLGGLSALHAVLGLQAYAMLTFALTGIVRIFQAKRNADLYHNPDQEIDLDDLHENMGAWRGRLRIGVVGYVLFWILAWFLGVYQYLASYVF
- the nth gene encoding endonuclease III, giving the protein MGTPLDTRDAQVREILDRLYEEYPDTTISLNFSTRLELLVAVVLSAQCTDERVNSVTADLFEKYPSAEAFAAADQEELADDIGSITYYNNKAKYIRSAAADIVEKHDGEVPDTMSDLTDLAGVGRKTANVVLQHGHDVVEGIVVDTHVQRLSRRLGITEEERPEKIEEDLMPVVPEEDWQQLTHLFISHGRAVCTARNPDCEACVLEDVCPSSKVDGEVDLASGEAW
- a CDS encoding response regulator; its protein translation is MGARARGPRSRSKSEERTVLVVEDDEDLLGTYELWLAGCEDVAVRTALDGEAALAAVDDDVDALVLDRRLPALSGPEVLNRLDGDRPVVVVSAYQPDAHVCEDDVTAYLVKPVTRERFLDAVRRALL